In Triticum aestivum cultivar Chinese Spring chromosome 5B, IWGSC CS RefSeq v2.1, whole genome shotgun sequence, the following proteins share a genomic window:
- the LOC123115450 gene encoding (E)-beta-caryophyllene synthase, translating to MAASVETRRRSHPPPTMNNNQRSHRIHHPTVWGDFFLGFRPFTPTQCLSMKNKAEVMKEELRATIVDSGSADLPRKLELVDTLQQLGLDYHYGKEINDLLCGIHDTGDEDRDLHTAALGFYLLRKQGFNVSPDVFLKFIDAEGKITCNDTRSLLGMYNAAHVRTHGEETLSSVIAYTKDHLLRVVEQQTISPPILLEEVRRTLETPLFRRPRRVEARHFISVYERMSTRNEAILELAKLDFSILQALYCEELRALTLWWKELQLQDHLSFARDRMVEMHFWMLGVLFEPQYSYGRIVLTKFFTFISIFDDIYDSYSTLEESRLLTMAMERWDEQASEHLPGYMKFFYSKVLATMKVIEKDLDSQGNKHADYVKKLLIDATKCYYNEAKWREETDTPVTVEEHLRFSVPSCCCMHVACLAFVIIGASRDAIEWGMTYPKIMRASCVIGRVINDVASHEREQEQCSDERSVMSTVEACMEENKYTAKEDAYRKLGELIEESWMDIIEELLKPATARPTTPLLEAVVNSTRMLDFLYKDQDAYTDPRALKVVVDSIYVNSI from the exons ATGGCCGCCTCCGTGGAGACTCGCCGTCGCTCACACCCGCCGCCGACGATGAACAACAACCAGCGCAGCCACCGGATTCACCACCCCACCGTTTGGGGGGACTTCTTCCTTGGTTTCAGGCCATTCACTCCGACCCAG TGTCTTTCCATGAAAAACAAGGCTGAAGTAATGAAAGAAGAGCTGAGGGCGACGATAGTAGATTCAGGTTCTGCTGATCTGCCTCGGAAGCTTGAGCTTGTCGATACTTTACAGCAGCTTGGTTTGGACTACCACTATGGGAAAGAGATCAATGACTTGCTGTGTGGGATTCATGATACCGGCGATGAAGACCGTGATCTTCACACGGCGGCTCTTGGGTTTTATTTGCTCAGGAAACAGGGATTCAATGTTTCGCCAG ATGTATTCCTAAAGTTCATAGATGCCGAAGGAAAGATTacctgcaacgacacaagaagcctCTTGGGCATGTACAACGCTGCCCATGTTCGAACCCATGGTGAAGAAACACTCAGCAGCGTGATCGCTTACACAAAAGACCATCTCCTCCGTGTCGTGGAGCAACAAACAATTTCACCACCTATATTACTCGAGGAGGTGCGGCGTACGCTGGAAACGCCTCTTTTCAGGAGGCCTCGAAGAGTTGAAGCGCGACACTTCATCTCAGTTTATGAGAGAATGAGTACAAGGAATGAGGCCATTTTGGAGCTTGCAAAGCTGGATTTCAGTATTCTTCAGGCTCTGTACTGTGAGGAGCTGAGGGCTCTTACTCT GTGGTGGAAAGAACTGCAACTCCAAGACCATTTGAGCTTCGCACGAGACAGGATGGTGGAGATGCACTTTTGGATGTTAGGAGTTTTATTTGAGCCACAATATTCATACGGACGAATCGTACTCACAAAGTTCTTTACATTTATATCAATATTTGACGACATTTACGACAGCTACAGCACCTTAGAAGAAAGTAGGCTCCTTACCATGGCAATGGAAAG GTGGGATGAACAAGCCTCTGAACACCTCCCAGGTTACATGAAGTTCTTCTACAGCAAAGTACTCGCTACCATGAAGGTCATCGAAAAGGATTTGGATAGTCAAGGAAACAAGCATGCAGACTATGTAAAAAAGCTA CTAATCGATGCTACGAAATGCTACTACAATGAAGCAAAATGGCGTGAGGAAACCGACACACCTGTTACTGTGGAGGAGCACCTGCGATTCTCGGTGCCTAGCTGTTGCTGCATGCATGTTGCATGCCTTGCCTTTGTTATCATAGGAGCGAGCAGAGATGCCATCGAGTGGGGCATGACCTATCCTAAAATCATGCGAGCTTCTTGTGTCATCGGCCGTGTCATCAACGATGTGGCTTCACACGAG CGAGAACAAGAACAGTGCTCTGACGAGAGGTCTGTGATGTCAACGGTGGAAGCGTGCATGGAGGAGAACAAGTACACTGCAAAGGAAGATGCATATAGAAAGCTCGGGGAGCTCATAGAGGAGTCATGGATGGACATCATTGAGGAGCTCCTCAAGCCAGCCACCGCACGGCCAACAACGCCGCTCCTAGAGGCAGTGGTGAATTCGACAAGGATGTTGGACTTCTTGTACAAGGATCAAGACGCATACACCGATCCACGGGCTCTCAAAGTGGTAGTAGATTCTATATATGTAAATTCTATATAG